GGAAACCCTTCCGGCCGCGGAAACGTGTCGTGGTACCGGAACACCAGCGAGGGCAGATAGTGCAGCCCCCCGTTGACCGCAATCTCGATCGCCTCGGCATGCGTAGGCGCACAGATAGCGGTGGTCGTCACCATCACGTTGTCGTTGACGAAGTCCCCGACCGGCTCCGCATCCACCACCGCCGTCTTGTACTGCTCCAGCACCCACTCCATGTCGGAGACCTTCTGCACGCTGAACCCGAGCACACCGAGCCCCTTGCGGGCAGCCATCGCATACGACGGAGGAGAGCCCGCCGCGTACCACATCGCGGGGTGGGACTTGCCGTACGGCTTCGGCAGGACCTTCCGCGGCGGCAGCGACCAGTGCTTGCCCTGGAAGCCCACATACTCGTCCTGGAGCCACATCTTCGGGAACTCGGCGATGGTCTCTTCCCAGATCTCCTTGGTGTAGTTCATATCGGTCACGCCCGGTATGAACCCCAGGATCTCGTGCGACCCCGCCCCCCGCCCGCTGCCGAACTCGAAGCGGTTCTGGGAGAGATGGTCGAGCATGGCCACCTTCTCGGCGACCTTGACCGGGTGGTTGACCTGGGCGAGGGGATTGAAGATCCCGGAGCCGAGATGGATGCGCTCGGTCGCGTGGGCGAGGTACCCCAAGAACACGTCGTTGGCGGAGAGGTGCGAGTACTCCTCCAGGAAGTGGTGCTCGGACGCCCACGCGTACTTGAAGCCGGACCGGTCCGCCTGGATGACGTACTCGGTCTCCTCCATCAGCGCCTTGTGCTCGGCCAGCGGGTCGGTCTCGGCGCGCTTGCCCACGTATCCCTGTACAAAGAGCCCGAATTCCAAGGAGGTTCACCGTCCCCGGTCTGGAATGCTGTGGATTATCTGATGGGCCGTCAGATCGCTGACTGTGGCACCGTACGCATGAGCCGTCAATAGCTGACGGCAAGTCAGATAACGGATACGCCCGCCAGCCACCCGCCGTCGATCACGAACGGCTGCCCGGTGATGTACGACGAGTCCGCACAGGTCAGGAACAGCGCCAGCCGTGCCACCTCCTCCGGCTTCCCGATCCGGCCGAGCGGCACGAGCTTGCGGTAGAGCCCGTCGAGCGCCCTCGACGTCTCCTCGGCGTCCGCTCCGGGATCCAGCAGCCCCGGGTTGGACATCGCGGTGTCGATGGCGCCGGGACACATGGCGTTGACCCGGATGCCGCGGGGCGCCAGCTCCAGGGCGGCGACCCGGGTGAGGCCGAGGATGGCGTGCTTGGTGGCGGAGTACGTCCCGACGGCCGCCATGCCGGTCACCGCGGTGTACGAGGCCGTGTTGACGATCGTGCCGCCGTCGGCCATCTCGGGCGCGACGGTCTTGATACCGAGGAAGCAGCCGACCTGGTTCACCCGCACGACCTGCATGAACTCGTCGAGGGGCGTGTCGACGAGGGAGTTGAAGCGCAGGATGCCGGCGTTGTTGACCAGCCCGTCGAGGTGGCCGTAGGCCCTCCGCGCGGCGGCGACGGCGGCCTGCCAGTCGGCTTCTTGGCCCACGTCGAGGTGGACGTACAGCGCGCCCATCTCCTCGGCGAGGGCCTCGCCCTGGTCGTCGAGCACATCGGCGAGGACGACTCTCGCGCCCTCCTCGACGAACAGGCGAGCCTCCTGCTCCCCCTGTCCGCGCGCCGCCCCGGTGACGATGACGACCCGTCCCTCGAGCTTGCCCATTGCGACCCCCTGCACATGATGGTGGACACGGTGGACTCAGCATCGTAGCCACATATCTGACGATGCGTCAGATGCAAGTCGTCGACGTTGCTGAGGCGAATCTCACGTGACTCGCCAGTAGGGATGTTTGACTCTGTCGGCGTCCGTCAAGGGCATCCAAAATTTTCGCCATGCCCAAGCGGAAACTGCAGAACAAGAAGATCAGGATCGTGGCGGCCGTATCCGCCTTGATGACCAGCGGGGCCGTCGTCGTCGCGCTGCCTCCGTCGGCGAACGCCGCCGCCGAGAAGACGCCCGAAGAGATCATGAGGATGTGCCAACGAGCGAAGGTGCTCAACGACAAAGAGCAGTCCCTCGAGGATTTCGGTGGTGGCGGGATAGCAGGCCCGAATTTCGAGGCCAGCAGTTGCGAGTTCGTCACGACGAAAATGGAGCCCTTCAACGGGCCCAAGCAGAAGGTCAGCATCGACTACGCGAACTGCGAGCCGAACTCCACCGAACCGACGCAGGTCCAGCTCCAGGCGTCGGCCGAGGTCGCTCAGGGCCAGGGCAAGTACACCGTGACACAACAGGGCTTCGCGGCGGGGATCTTCGGCGCCCTCAACGCCTCCTGGGTGGACCACGAGGCGACGCTGGACCTGACCGTGAAGGCGGTCGGCACCAACCTGACGGACAAGGCCAAGGTCCCGGTCGGCAAGGTGCTGTACATGACTTTCGTGCCGAAGATGCAGCGCATGACCGGCGTCTGGCGGGTGAAGATCGACGCCCATCCGGGTGGGGGGACGGCCTACACCAAGCCCCGCCCGGAGCAGATCTTCGAGGTGCCCGAAGTCATCGAGGGACCCGTCGTCCGGGACGGTGCCGCAGGTGCGCCCGGGGAAGCGGCCGGCATCCGTGACACCGAAACGGTCGACTGCTGAACCTCCTCCACCCGCTTTCACAAGGAGAAAGAGCCACCATGGCACGCACGCCCCGCAAGGGAACCCACCGCAGCAAGAAGAAGCGCATCACGCTCGCCCTCGCTCCCGTCGCCGCGCTCGCGGTGGCCGTCCCGCTGATGAACAGCGCGGGCGCCGCCACCCCCGACGAGGTGGCCGCCGACTGCCGCGCCGACTCGGACGAACTGGAGAACTGCGAGTTCGTCCCCGTCGGTGTCAGAGAGAACAGCCTCGGCCCCAACAAGGTGGTCTCCGACGTGACGGACAACTGCGGAGAAGACGAGCCGAAGGAGACGGGCTTCTCCGTGACCGGGTCGGTGTCCAGGATCGTTCAGACCGACTCGGGCTTCTCGGCCGGCGGCGACTCGAAAATCGGCAACTCGTTCTTCGAGGTCGGCATCAAGTTCTCCACGACCGAATACAACGTCAAGCGTGACGAGACCAAGACCGGCTTCTCCTACAGCATCGATGAGGTGGTGAAGCCCGACCACGTCGGCGTCTTCATGTGGTCCGAGAAGCGCACCGACGTGAGCGGATACCTCAAGGCCACGTACAAGGACGAGCAGGACGGCCAGAAGGTGTTCTTCTCACCCCGCGAGGGAGCCACCGACATCCACGTCTTCTATCCGCAGCTCCTGAAGAACGGAACTCCGGACGGCCGCCTCTGGATGCGCAACGTGAAGTGCGGCACTCCGGAGGCCGACAGGCTCCTCAACAAGGCCTAGAAGAACGGCCCCGGCAGTCGCAGCCGGTGGGCGTATCCCCTTCTCATGCGCGAAGCACGGGCGCGGCTCCCAGCCACCTCAGGACCGCGTCCGTGCTTCCGCGTGCGTCCAGCTTGGCGTAGATGTTGCTGAGATTGTTGCGCACGGTCTTCTCGCTGAGCTGCAGCCGCAGCCCGATCTCCTGGGCGCCGAGGCCGGTCGACAGCAGCTCCATGATCTGGCGTTCGCGCGGGGACAGCTGGGACCGTAAGCGCTCCAGCGCGCTCTGGGCCCGGGACATCCGCTGGGCGCCCTCCCTGAGGGCCTCGCAGGCCAGTGGGGAGAGGTAGGTGCGGCCGACGGTGGCGGCCAGGACGGCGGAGGACAGCATGCAGGTGCAGTAGTCGCCCTCGACCAGGTAGCCCGCCCCGCCCCGGAACACCTCGACGATCGTGTCGGTGTCCTGGCGCGGGCTGATCACGATCACCGGGATGCCCGACTCCCCCAGGACGTCCAGCAGTTCGGGGAAGTCCGCCGCCGGGTCCAGGGAGCGCAGCAGCACCACGTCCACGTCCGCGGGCACCCGCAGGGGCCGGGACAGGCGCACGGCCCGTCGCACGTACCCGTTGTCCGGGGCCGGCCAGTCGGCATGCGGCCACTCGCCGTCCGGGCAGGCGAGGGCGACGGAGAGTCGCTGGGAAGATCGCACGCCGTTGTGTCCTTCCACCGAAGCTCGCGTCCGTGGGTCCTTACATACGCGGCTCGGCGTGGACATGTTCAAACGTTCAAGGAATACCCGGCGCCCAGGCAAGTCCGCCGGTCACAGCAGCGGCGCCACCTCCGCCCCGAACGCGGCGATCTGGTCGGCGAGTTCGTCCCGGCCCCGGTTGCGGAACCGCACCTGGATCTGGTCCACGCCCATCGCGCGGTAGGCCCGGAGGGACTCGGCGAGGGCGTCGGGGGGTCCGGTGAGGGTGCGCCGCCCTACGGCCCAGGCGGGCTGTCCGACGTACAAGGGCTCGGTGATGGCGCCGATGACGAACGGTTCCTCGTTGCCGACTTCTTCGCGGAGTCGCCTGATCCGGGCGATCTGCTCCGGCAGCCGGTCCCGTGGATCGCCCTGCGGCAGCCAGCCGTCCCCCTTCAGCGCGGCCCGGCGTACGGCGGCGGGTGAGGAGCCGCCGACCCAGAGGGGGATGTGGGACTGGGTGGGCCGGGGGCGTTGGCCGAGGCCCTCGAAGTCGTACAACTTGCCGTGATGCTCGGGGAATTCGTCCGGGCCGAGGGCGGCGCGGAGGGCGTCAATGGTCTCGTCGAGCACCGCGCCCCGGTGCTGGAAGTCCACCCCCAGCGCCGAGAACTCCTCCTCCACATGCCCCGCCCCGACCCCGAGGATCAGCCGGCCGCCGGAGAGGTGGTCGAGGGTCGCGTACTGCTTGGCGGTGAGCAGGGGGTGGCGGAGGCCCACGACGGCGACATGGCTGAGGAGCCGTATGTGCTCGGTGGCCGCCGCGAGAAAGGCGAGGGTGGCGACGGGGTCGTACCAGACCGTGCTCATCGCGGGCGCGAGACGGCGCGGGACGGCCACGTGGTCGCAGCAGGCGACGTAGGAGAAGCCCGCACGGTCGGCGACCCGGGCGATGGCCACCAGGTCGTCGGGGCCGGCGGCTGCTTCCCAGGGCTCGGTGTAGAGGGTGCTCTGGGACTGGACCGGGAGCTGGATGCCGTAGGACACACTGGCCCTCCATTATCTGACGGGTCGTCACATGCATGATCGGAGCTGATGGCACGTCAGGCAAGGGGTCGGCGGAATGTCCCCGGCGGCTCGGGGAGTACGGGTGGTCGACGGCGAGTCCGAAATGGCCTCTGGATGTACTGGAGCTGGCGCACCGGTGCAGCACGAGCGGCAACTGTGCCAGGAGTCGGCGGAGTGATCTCGAACCGTCCCCGCGCTGGCTACGTTGAGGCTGTGCGGACTCAGCAGCAGCCGGGGAGCGGCAGAACCGGCGACTCCCAGCAGTCGTCCCAGGCGCCCCGCAACGCCAGGCCACCCGTCTCCGGCGCCGCTCCCCCCGCCCTGCTCGGACTCCAGCGGTCCGCGGGCAACGCGGCCACCTCGCGGGCGGTGCAACGCGCGCGCAACGGGAGTGCCCGGCCGGCATTGCCGGTTGTCCCGGAAGAAGAGTTCGAGCTGCCGTCGTACCTGATGAACCTCCAGGCGGGCGGTCTCTCCTCGACGTACGGACTGACGGGGCACGAGTTCGTGCGGCACGCGGTGTCCGCGGTCGTCGGGCACGCGGACGGGACGGTCGCCGACATCGCGGGCGAACTGACCGGACGGCCGGAGAGCTTCTTCGGGCAGGGCCGTGCCTTCGCCGTCGAGGGCCGTACGGGCAAGGAGTGGTGGAACATCACCGTCGCCATCTCCCGGGCCCCCGACGACAGGCCGCCCGTCTTCCTGCAGAACGACCTGGCCGACGCCGCGCCGGAGACCGACGGTGTGCCGAGGGCGCGGCTGGCGGACCCGGTGGGCAAGGACACCAAGCTCGACGTCCACCACAACACGGCCGCCACCGTCAGCTCCCAGGGCGGCGGGAACTCCAGCCACGGCGCCGGAGGCCTCGCCTTCGGGCTCGCGCCCGTCGTGCCCGG
This genomic window from Streptomyces sp. DG2A-72 contains:
- a CDS encoding LLM class flavin-dependent oxidoreductase; the protein is MEFGLFVQGYVGKRAETDPLAEHKALMEETEYVIQADRSGFKYAWASEHHFLEEYSHLSANDVFLGYLAHATERIHLGSGIFNPLAQVNHPVKVAEKVAMLDHLSQNRFEFGSGRGAGSHEILGFIPGVTDMNYTKEIWEETIAEFPKMWLQDEYVGFQGKHWSLPPRKVLPKPYGKSHPAMWYAAGSPPSYAMAARKGLGVLGFSVQKVSDMEWVLEQYKTAVVDAEPVGDFVNDNVMVTTTAICAPTHAEAIEIAVNGGLHYLPSLVFRYHDTFPRPEGFPVWPETLPEYTAEFVEVLIEEELLICGDPDEVLTQCKRWEQAGADQLSFGLPVGVPKEETLRTIRLIGEHVIPKIDTDPVHRTTRFRRAA
- a CDS encoding SDR family NAD(P)-dependent oxidoreductase, encoding MGKLEGRVVIVTGAARGQGEQEARLFVEEGARVVLADVLDDQGEALAEEMGALYVHLDVGQEADWQAAVAAARRAYGHLDGLVNNAGILRFNSLVDTPLDEFMQVVRVNQVGCFLGIKTVAPEMADGGTIVNTASYTAVTGMAAVGTYSATKHAILGLTRVAALELAPRGIRVNAMCPGAIDTAMSNPGLLDPGADAEETSRALDGLYRKLVPLGRIGKPEEVARLALFLTCADSSYITGQPFVIDGGWLAGVSVI
- a CDS encoding LuxR C-terminal-related transcriptional regulator, coding for MRSSQRLSVALACPDGEWPHADWPAPDNGYVRRAVRLSRPLRVPADVDVVLLRSLDPAADFPELLDVLGESGIPVIVISPRQDTDTIVEVFRGGAGYLVEGDYCTCMLSSAVLAATVGRTYLSPLACEALREGAQRMSRAQSALERLRSQLSPRERQIMELLSTGLGAQEIGLRLQLSEKTVRNNLSNIYAKLDARGSTDAVLRWLGAAPVLRA
- a CDS encoding TIGR03619 family F420-dependent LLM class oxidoreductase — encoded protein: MSYGIQLPVQSQSTLYTEPWEAAAGPDDLVAIARVADRAGFSYVACCDHVAVPRRLAPAMSTVWYDPVATLAFLAAATEHIRLLSHVAVVGLRHPLLTAKQYATLDHLSGGRLILGVGAGHVEEEFSALGVDFQHRGAVLDETIDALRAALGPDEFPEHHGKLYDFEGLGQRPRPTQSHIPLWVGGSSPAAVRRAALKGDGWLPQGDPRDRLPEQIARIRRLREEVGNEEPFVIGAITEPLYVGQPAWAVGRRTLTGPPDALAESLRAYRAMGVDQIQVRFRNRGRDELADQIAAFGAEVAPLL